From Gemmobacter sp., one genomic window encodes:
- a CDS encoding hydantoinase/oxoprolinase family protein, with protein sequence MPSQPQQPVNAILDAIAAVGLTWPQVEEIVHGTTIVTNDIVESRWRPCALIATAGFSDTIELARGSRRHLYRMDALPRPAPLVPADLRFDVAERLDHEGRITTALTDAEIARVVAAVQAAGVDTAAVCLLHAFRNPAHEQRLGEALRQVVPHVSLSHEVSPEFREYERMNTTVLNAMMMAKIKHHLGLLAARKPDDSRLHLMHSASGMASPALIAERPLMLAMSGPAAGVAASCKAAADLGIGHAITFDMGGTTTDVCLIVDGRAQIAVNRDLGGQRIRMPMVAVDSIGAGGGSIARLVSGALTVGPESAGARPGPACYGKGGTLPTVSDADLLMGYLNPGRTLGGSITLSPDKARAAIAPLAADMGFSVEQAACGIARVVHSNMARALRRATVERGLDLRQFQMVAFGGAGPMHAVEVARLCGISRIVVPAYSSGFSALGCVDAVMSYSRQMTVGMKSTGWDQPALDALIAAQVADLSAALVAAGHEGATLQTRQTAGIRYSGQSYETPIEGPALTDPALLGAQFDAAHRALYGYATGEAWELASLRIEVLAPETAAAPEPARTASGDPAVTGQRRVIFESGDSHDVPVLDRDSLPVGVMLDGPLIVEDAWSTTIVPPGDRIGADAAGHLTIEVTL encoded by the coding sequence GTGCCAAGCCAGCCGCAGCAGCCGGTGAATGCCATTCTGGACGCCATCGCGGCGGTCGGCCTGACCTGGCCGCAGGTCGAGGAAATCGTGCATGGCACCACCATCGTCACCAACGATATCGTGGAATCGCGCTGGCGTCCCTGTGCGCTGATCGCCACCGCCGGGTTTTCCGACACCATCGAACTGGCCCGCGGATCGCGCCGCCACCTGTATCGCATGGACGCCCTGCCGCGCCCGGCGCCGCTGGTCCCGGCGGATCTGCGCTTTGACGTGGCCGAACGCCTGGATCACGAAGGCCGCATCACCACCGCACTGACCGATGCCGAAATCGCCCGCGTGGTGGCGGCGGTGCAGGCGGCGGGCGTCGATACGGCGGCGGTCTGCCTGCTGCATGCCTTCCGCAACCCCGCCCATGAACAGCGTCTGGGCGAGGCGCTGCGCCAGGTCGTGCCGCATGTGTCGCTGTCGCACGAGGTCAGCCCCGAGTTCCGCGAATACGAACGCATGAACACCACGGTGCTGAACGCCATGATGATGGCCAAGATCAAGCATCACCTGGGCCTGCTGGCGGCCCGCAAACCCGACGACAGCCGCCTGCACCTGATGCATTCGGCATCCGGCATGGCCTCGCCCGCCCTTATCGCGGAACGGCCGCTGATGCTGGCCATGTCGGGGCCGGCGGCGGGGGTTGCGGCCAGTTGCAAGGCGGCGGCGGATCTGGGGATCGGCCATGCGATCACCTTTGACATGGGCGGCACCACGACCGATGTCTGCCTGATCGTGGATGGCCGGGCGCAGATCGCGGTCAACCGCGATCTGGGCGGGCAGCGGATACGGATGCCGATGGTGGCGGTCGATTCCATCGGGGCGGGCGGCGGATCCATCGCGCGGCTGGTGTCGGGCGCGCTGACGGTGGGGCCGGAAAGCGCGGGCGCCCGTCCGGGGCCGGCCTGCTATGGCAAGGGCGGCACGCTGCCCACCGTATCGGATGCCGACCTGCTGATGGGCTATCTGAACCCCGGGCGCACGCTGGGCGGGTCGATCACCCTGTCGCCCGACAAGGCGCGGGCGGCGATTGCCCCGCTGGCGGCCGACATGGGATTCAGCGTGGAACAGGCGGCCTGCGGCATTGCCCGCGTGGTGCATTCCAACATGGCCCGCGCCTTGCGCCGGGCCACGGTGGAACGCGGGCTGGATCTGCGGCAATTCCAGATGGTCGCCTTTGGCGGCGCCGGCCCCATGCATGCGGTCGAGGTGGCGCGGCTGTGCGGGATTTCGCGCATCGTGGTGCCGGCCTATTCCTCGGGCTTTTCGGCGCTTGGCTGCGTCGATGCCGTGATGAGCTATTCGCGCCAGATGACCGTGGGGATGAAATCCACCGGCTGGGACCAGCCCGCGCTGGATGCGCTGATCGCCGCACAGGTGGCCGATCTGTCGGCCGCGCTGGTGGCGGCGGGGCATGAGGGCGCCACGCTGCAAACCCGCCAGACCGCCGGCATCCGCTATAGCGGCCAAAGCTACGAAACCCCGATCGAAGGCCCCGCGCTGACCGACCCTGCCCTGCTGGGCGCGCAGTTCGATGCCGCGCACCGCGCGCTTTACGGCTATGCCACGGGCGAGGCGTGGGAACTGGCCTCGCTGCGGATCGAGGTGCTGGCCCCCGAAACCGCCGCCGCGCCCGAACCGGCGCGCACGGCCAGCGGTGACCCGGCGGTCACCGGCCAGCGCCGGGTGATCTTTGAATCCGGCGACAGCCACGACGTGCCGGTGCTGGACCGCGACAGCCTGCCGGTGGGGGTGATGCTGGATGGCCCGCTGATCGTCGAGGATGCCTGGTCCACCACCATCGTCCCGCCCGGAGACCGCATCGGCGCCGATGCGGCGGGCCATCTGACCATCGAGGTGACGCTGTGA